In Rhodopirellula islandica, a single window of DNA contains:
- a CDS encoding mechanosensitive ion channel domain-containing protein: MLLDGPSIRSGRSRTVRQSAISKSLGWGLAICFCAGVACRANGQGAVPNSSAVPTPAASEQSILQVAAYAPFQADESSGTAATGGGTAEATPKPKNDLSSVEAVVAEIESVNNDAILDPMLKNRLLESLKSLQAVLTARQEFGNRVASYEKSLLSIAEEKKRYKTLAAQEVVVTPIEADRYMAIEQIQQRQAEASLSLDAARSKLQKIESDITTRKETLEKLPEQIVQTRKEIERLSGETIGEINDDPDGRLRHIREIELKAKLEEARQRLAAYQQQQTLFESQGDLLPLMKTAAEKELAEAEAKAQAWSATLAKKRQSEIGKDLKDFKRQLEAKGDDPEDSLILSLQDRWIRIAGEKDRISRTLNDERAELDKLSERRTKIEKDIEENIATSGGLTSTLGVELLLLKNKLPALTPISARITELRQSIESNRALQTQLELTLEGILDNSSIGLSLENIEGVSMPQGKLTEDEIRLVNKFISDLSDYIVQMVSLQSQLEQKQRLVLNLNSIIDTKIVWIKSQPAFRLNDLVVSWQVFRAIVHPDNLLLIGRCVLKGLLNRPELIAIAMIAIFTILYAGARLRRRIATHGERARSRQSVSLKPTLAATVLSWALVLPLVGLLWILGDALLASGASEAIVRATAKAFHLAAVAVTPIELLRQCLRREGLAVAHFGADETSIGPLRKWLRLMIDIGVPLLIFYGIAENLGRWQAAAALSRVMLVLGMILVSVVLWRSFSPATGVFSKHIQLNPNGWMSRLRYIWFGFILVVPLALAFIALIGLSSGARVLVEQLYLTLWLCLLTYYISGFVNRWLLTNRRRLTMAVHRERLEESERLGAGGVEIEPSTSMEASEINAQTTRLLQTILFIVALVGVALVWSPVLPAVEYLDQVKLGWTTTDGDGNVSPVTLKNIVFAIPIIVLTWVSVRNLPGLIEGVLLERLPLDKPARYAITTLGTYALITFGILMTAKALGLHWQNIQWLVAALGVGLGFGLQEIFANFVSGLILLFEQPIRVGDVVTLGDTTGVVARIRIRATTVTNWDRQELVIPNKDLITGRLVNWTLTDSTNRIVVNVGVAYGSDTEVACELLRTICDEHLKISKDPGPVVTFEGFGDSTLNLVLRCYLATLDDRLKTIHELHTEINKRFNAAGLEIAFPQRDLHLRSLPPELMERLGTSQKS, from the coding sequence ATGCTCCTTGACGGACCATCCATTCGCTCCGGTCGTTCTCGAACTGTTCGGCAGTCTGCGATATCAAAGTCGCTTGGCTGGGGACTGGCGATTTGCTTCTGTGCAGGGGTTGCGTGCAGAGCGAATGGTCAGGGCGCTGTTCCAAATTCGTCGGCCGTTCCAACGCCAGCAGCGTCCGAGCAATCCATTCTGCAGGTCGCGGCCTACGCACCGTTTCAAGCCGATGAGTCGTCTGGCACCGCGGCGACCGGAGGGGGAACCGCAGAAGCCACTCCCAAGCCGAAGAACGACCTGAGCAGCGTGGAAGCGGTTGTCGCGGAAATTGAATCCGTGAACAACGACGCGATCTTGGATCCGATGTTGAAGAATCGGTTGCTGGAGTCTCTCAAGAGTCTGCAGGCCGTCTTGACCGCGCGGCAAGAATTCGGCAATCGCGTGGCGTCGTATGAAAAGTCGCTGCTGTCGATCGCGGAAGAAAAGAAACGTTACAAAACGCTCGCCGCGCAAGAAGTTGTGGTCACGCCAATCGAAGCGGATCGCTACATGGCGATTGAGCAAATTCAGCAGAGACAAGCGGAAGCCAGCCTCAGCTTGGATGCTGCGCGCAGCAAGTTGCAGAAAATCGAGTCGGACATCACGACTCGGAAAGAGACCTTGGAGAAACTGCCCGAGCAAATTGTTCAGACCCGGAAAGAAATTGAACGACTGTCTGGCGAAACGATCGGCGAAATCAATGATGATCCCGACGGACGTTTGCGCCATATTCGGGAGATTGAACTGAAGGCAAAGCTGGAAGAAGCACGCCAACGTTTGGCGGCGTATCAGCAACAGCAGACGCTCTTCGAATCACAGGGCGACCTCTTGCCGTTGATGAAAACGGCAGCGGAAAAGGAATTGGCCGAAGCGGAAGCAAAGGCGCAAGCCTGGTCGGCAACCTTGGCAAAGAAACGCCAAAGCGAAATCGGCAAGGATCTGAAAGATTTCAAACGACAATTGGAAGCCAAGGGCGATGACCCCGAAGACTCATTGATCTTATCGCTCCAAGATCGCTGGATACGGATCGCCGGCGAGAAAGATCGCATCAGCCGAACGCTCAACGACGAGAGGGCGGAACTCGACAAGCTGTCCGAACGCCGCACGAAAATCGAGAAGGACATTGAAGAGAACATCGCGACGTCCGGTGGGTTGACCAGCACGTTGGGGGTCGAGTTGCTGTTGCTCAAGAACAAACTCCCTGCCCTGACGCCCATCAGTGCTCGCATTACCGAGTTGCGGCAAAGCATTGAGAGCAATCGGGCGCTTCAAACGCAATTGGAGTTGACCCTGGAAGGGATTCTGGACAACTCATCGATCGGGCTCTCACTGGAGAACATCGAAGGCGTTTCGATGCCACAAGGAAAACTGACTGAAGATGAAATTCGGTTGGTCAACAAATTCATCTCCGATTTGAGCGACTACATCGTTCAGATGGTCAGCCTGCAAAGCCAGTTGGAGCAAAAGCAAAGGCTGGTTCTGAATCTGAATTCGATCATCGATACAAAAATCGTCTGGATCAAAAGTCAGCCAGCCTTTCGGTTGAACGACCTGGTGGTTTCATGGCAGGTCTTTCGCGCGATCGTTCACCCCGACAATTTGCTGCTCATCGGACGCTGCGTGCTCAAGGGGCTGCTCAATCGCCCCGAGCTGATCGCGATCGCAATGATTGCAATCTTCACGATTCTTTACGCTGGGGCACGCTTGCGTCGACGAATCGCGACGCACGGGGAACGTGCCCGCAGTCGGCAAAGCGTCTCTTTGAAACCCACTTTGGCGGCGACCGTGCTGTCGTGGGCGTTGGTGCTGCCGTTGGTCGGGTTGCTGTGGATCCTCGGGGACGCGTTGCTGGCGTCCGGTGCCAGCGAAGCGATTGTCCGGGCCACGGCCAAGGCATTTCATTTGGCGGCGGTGGCGGTGACTCCGATTGAATTGTTGCGTCAATGTCTGCGTCGGGAAGGGTTGGCCGTGGCGCACTTTGGTGCCGATGAAACGTCCATCGGGCCGCTTCGAAAATGGTTGCGATTGATGATCGACATCGGCGTGCCACTTTTGATTTTCTACGGCATTGCAGAGAACCTCGGTCGCTGGCAAGCCGCCGCGGCGCTGAGTCGCGTGATGTTGGTGCTGGGGATGATTCTGGTCAGCGTCGTGTTGTGGCGATCGTTTTCGCCCGCCACAGGAGTCTTTTCCAAACACATTCAGCTCAATCCAAACGGTTGGATGTCTCGGCTGAGGTACATCTGGTTTGGATTCATCCTGGTGGTGCCGCTGGCCCTTGCTTTCATCGCCTTGATTGGCCTGAGCAGCGGTGCGCGTGTCTTGGTCGAACAACTCTATCTGACGCTGTGGCTCTGTTTGCTGACTTACTACATCAGCGGATTCGTCAACCGTTGGCTGCTGACCAATCGCCGTCGGTTGACGATGGCAGTTCACAGGGAACGCTTGGAAGAATCGGAGCGTTTGGGAGCGGGCGGAGTCGAAATCGAACCGAGCACTTCGATGGAAGCCTCCGAAATCAATGCACAGACAACTCGATTGTTGCAGACCATTCTGTTCATCGTTGCTTTGGTGGGGGTGGCGTTGGTGTGGTCGCCGGTGTTGCCCGCGGTCGAGTACTTGGACCAAGTCAAACTGGGGTGGACCACCACCGACGGTGACGGCAACGTTTCTCCGGTCACGCTGAAGAACATTGTTTTTGCGATCCCGATCATCGTGTTGACTTGGGTGTCGGTGCGGAACTTGCCTGGCTTGATTGAAGGCGTGTTGCTGGAACGGTTGCCGTTGGACAAACCGGCTCGGTACGCGATCACGACGCTCGGGACCTACGCCTTGATCACCTTTGGCATTTTGATGACGGCCAAGGCACTTGGACTGCACTGGCAGAACATTCAGTGGCTGGTTGCGGCGCTGGGGGTCGGCCTCGGGTTTGGGTTGCAAGAAATTTTTGCGAACTTCGTCAGCGGTTTGATTTTGTTGTTCGAACAGCCCATCCGCGTCGGCGACGTGGTCACGCTCGGCGACACGACGGGCGTGGTGGCTCGGATTCGAATACGTGCGACCACCGTGACCAACTGGGATCGCCAGGAACTGGTGATCCCCAACAAGGATTTGATCACCGGGCGACTGGTCAACTGGACTCTGACCGACAGCACGAACCGGATTGTGGTCAACGTGGGAGTTGCCTACGGCAGTGACACGGAAGTCGCCTGTGAATTGCTGCGAACCATTTGCGATGAGCATCTTAAAATCTCGAAGGATCCCGGTCCGGTGGTGACATTCGAGGGCTTTGGGGATTCGACCCTGAACTTGGTGCTCAGGTGTTATCTGGCGACGCTGGATGATCGTTTGAAGACCATTCATGAGTTGCACACGGAGATCAACAAACGCTTCAATGCAGCAGGGTTGGAGATCGCTTTCCCACAACGCGACTTGCATCTGCGTTCCTTGCCACCCGAATTGATGGAACGGCTGGGGACGTCGCAGAAGAGCTGA
- a CDS encoding FG-GAP-like repeat-containing protein — protein sequence MSAEEASAFEIRLLTLDANEGIAAGDVDGDGKTDLVAGRNWFRNGDWAPRPLRAIEDWNGYVQSNGDYLFDVDSDGKLDVIAGSFLPTEVKWYRNPGDEALQLGKMWPESTLVDTGASANEGQLFEDIDGDGRPEWIVNSWKNEVPTVIWRLEPTESKEAGKPAYELKRQVLGEQFNGHGIGVGDINGDGRNDILVGWGWYEQPAEDPWGQPWIAHQDWKLHASLPMLIEDIDQDGDQDLIYGEGHNFGLQWWENTGVDESGSIEWKEHEIDRRFSQPHSMIWVDLDGDGSKDLVTGKRYYAHNGNDPGGKEVPCLYWYSFDVASKSFQRHVIDEGRVGTGLQIIAEDLNDDGKMDLAVAGKSGTYLLLAKP from the coding sequence TTGTCAGCGGAAGAGGCGTCGGCGTTTGAGATTCGTTTGTTGACCCTGGATGCCAATGAAGGCATCGCCGCGGGGGACGTCGATGGCGATGGCAAGACCGACTTGGTCGCCGGACGCAACTGGTTTCGCAACGGCGATTGGGCTCCTCGTCCCTTGCGAGCGATCGAAGACTGGAACGGCTACGTTCAGAGCAATGGCGACTACCTGTTTGACGTTGACTCCGACGGGAAGTTGGATGTGATTGCGGGATCGTTTTTACCCACCGAGGTGAAGTGGTATCGCAATCCAGGCGACGAAGCGTTGCAACTGGGGAAAATGTGGCCCGAGTCCACTTTGGTCGACACAGGGGCCTCCGCCAACGAAGGCCAATTGTTCGAGGACATCGATGGCGATGGCCGTCCCGAATGGATTGTGAACAGCTGGAAGAATGAGGTTCCGACGGTGATTTGGCGGCTTGAACCGACCGAATCGAAGGAGGCCGGAAAGCCAGCCTATGAATTGAAACGTCAGGTCTTAGGAGAACAATTCAATGGCCACGGAATTGGCGTCGGCGACATCAACGGCGACGGTCGAAACGACATCCTGGTCGGTTGGGGATGGTATGAGCAACCCGCCGAAGATCCATGGGGACAACCGTGGATCGCCCACCAAGATTGGAAATTGCACGCCAGTTTGCCAATGCTGATTGAAGACATCGATCAAGATGGCGACCAAGACCTGATCTATGGCGAAGGACACAACTTCGGATTGCAGTGGTGGGAGAACACCGGGGTGGATGAGTCGGGATCCATCGAGTGGAAAGAGCATGAAATTGATCGTCGGTTCAGCCAGCCACACTCGATGATCTGGGTGGACTTGGATGGTGATGGCAGCAAGGATCTTGTGACCGGCAAACGCTACTACGCTCACAACGGAAACGATCCGGGCGGAAAAGAAGTTCCGTGTCTGTACTGGTACTCGTTCGATGTTGCGTCAAAATCGTTTCAGCGGCACGTGATTGACGAAGGCCGCGTGGGAACCGGGTTGCAGATCATTGCCGAAGATCTGAACGACGACGGCAAAATGGACCTGGCAGTGGCCGGAAAAAGCGGCACTTACCTCTTGTTAGCCAAACCCTGA
- a CDS encoding nucleotide pyrophosphohydrolase, with product MTQSSTDPVESPSPAITIADAQEQVDQWIQTIGVRYFDEMTNLAQLVEEVGEVARILSRTKGEQSTKSGVVLGELSDELADVMFVVICLANQSGIDLTDALRRNLEKKTKRDESRHRNNAKLVGDGEAARSKSPESK from the coding sequence ATGACGCAATCTTCCACGGACCCCGTTGAATCCCCTTCTCCGGCCATCACGATTGCGGACGCGCAGGAACAGGTCGACCAATGGATTCAAACCATTGGCGTGCGGTACTTTGATGAAATGACCAATTTGGCTCAGTTGGTCGAGGAGGTTGGCGAGGTCGCTCGCATCCTTTCACGCACCAAGGGCGAGCAGTCCACCAAGTCGGGGGTGGTGCTGGGGGAGTTGTCCGATGAGCTCGCCGATGTGATGTTCGTCGTGATCTGCCTGGCCAATCAATCGGGCATCGATTTGACGGACGCCCTGCGGCGAAACCTCGAAAAGAAAACCAAACGGGATGAGTCTCGGCATCGCAACAATGCGAAGCTGGTGGGAGACGGGGAAGCGGCAAGATCTAAGTCGCCGGAATCCAAGTGA
- a CDS encoding sulfite exporter TauE/SafE family protein: MSFLEILAQPETWRLVSILCLGIFVQAAAGFAGGLVIVPLLLWAGYSIPEAQTSLLVATIPQNLWGVISFRDSLEPKRLVWPGAARLLFLPLGVLTLQWMESFSMMTLRQVVGAAVLTATLTTMLFRPRPRDQVDPMWSYLVFPLSGFLQGLVGMGGPPMVLWVQAHDWDTRRMRGFLFSMYLISLAPGIAVLAWFFGSRVIPPALIAAAAIPLLLVVTLVGLKVGTALGTQRLRRITMALLLLMGVAGLAAPWLSPV, from the coding sequence GTGAGCTTTCTTGAAATCCTGGCTCAGCCGGAAACGTGGCGTTTGGTGAGCATCTTGTGCTTGGGCATCTTCGTGCAAGCCGCCGCAGGATTCGCGGGCGGGTTGGTGATCGTGCCCTTGCTGCTGTGGGCGGGGTATTCGATTCCAGAAGCCCAGACGTCGTTGTTGGTCGCGACGATCCCTCAGAATCTGTGGGGAGTGATTTCGTTTCGGGATTCGCTGGAGCCCAAACGCCTGGTGTGGCCGGGGGCGGCGCGTTTGCTGTTCTTGCCGTTGGGCGTGTTGACGCTGCAGTGGATGGAATCGTTTTCGATGATGACGTTGCGGCAAGTCGTCGGCGCGGCGGTGTTGACGGCCACCCTGACGACGATGTTGTTTCGACCTCGACCGCGAGATCAAGTCGATCCGATGTGGAGCTACCTCGTGTTCCCGCTCTCAGGTTTTTTGCAGGGTTTGGTCGGGATGGGCGGGCCGCCGATGGTGCTTTGGGTGCAAGCTCACGACTGGGACACACGGCGAATGCGTGGGTTTCTGTTCTCGATGTACCTGATCAGTTTGGCACCGGGGATCGCCGTGCTGGCTTGGTTCTTCGGTTCACGTGTGATTCCACCGGCGTTGATTGCTGCCGCTGCGATCCCTCTTTTGCTGGTCGTCACCTTGGTCGGGCTGAAAGTCGGCACGGCCTTGGGGACGCAGCGTCTACGGCGGATCACGATGGCATTGTTATTGCTCATGGGGGTGGCTGGTTTGGCCGCACCTTGGTTGTCGCCCGTCTGA
- a CDS encoding TerC family protein codes for MMDLILSSVEVAAEAPLWSVPSLIALFALTLMEIVLGIDNIVFIAILTGKLPAEKRSFARRFGLFLAMGMRILLLLMIGWLMSLQSPIFELSSLVPVETLKEHLIADPEINEISGRDLILLFGGMFLMFTAVREIHHKVEGEHDDDPQMDMDLPEADAAVKSRKPVTVTSVLVQIAVMDVIFSLDSVITAVGMASHLPIMIAAVVISVGVMITFANQISDFVQEHPTVKMLALSFLILISVVLLSEAVGTPINKGYVYFAMAFSMMVEFLNLRTTKKVVVQPAQ; via the coding sequence ATGATGGATCTGATTTTGTCGTCGGTTGAGGTCGCGGCGGAAGCGCCGCTGTGGTCGGTGCCATCCTTGATTGCGCTGTTCGCGTTGACGCTGATGGAAATCGTGTTGGGCATCGACAACATTGTGTTCATCGCGATTCTGACCGGTAAATTGCCCGCCGAGAAACGTTCCTTCGCTCGGCGGTTTGGATTGTTTCTCGCGATGGGGATGCGCATCCTGCTGCTGTTGATGATCGGTTGGCTGATGAGTCTGCAGTCGCCGATTTTTGAACTGTCGTCGCTGGTCCCGGTGGAGACGCTGAAAGAGCACTTGATCGCCGACCCTGAGATCAACGAGATCAGCGGTCGCGATTTGATCTTGTTGTTCGGTGGTATGTTTTTGATGTTCACCGCGGTTCGAGAAATTCACCACAAAGTGGAAGGGGAGCACGACGACGACCCGCAGATGGACATGGATTTGCCCGAGGCCGATGCGGCGGTGAAATCGCGAAAACCGGTGACCGTGACTTCGGTGTTGGTTCAGATCGCGGTGATGGACGTGATCTTTTCGCTTGATAGCGTGATCACTGCGGTCGGGATGGCATCGCACCTGCCGATCATGATCGCGGCGGTGGTGATCAGTGTGGGGGTGATGATCACGTTTGCCAATCAAATCAGTGACTTCGTTCAGGAGCACCCAACTGTCAAAATGTTGGCGTTGTCATTCCTGATTCTGATTTCGGTGGTGCTGCTCAGCGAAGCCGTCGGAACGCCGATCAACAAAGGCTACGTTTACTTCGCGATGGCATTCTCAATGATGGTCGAGTTTTTGAACCTTCGCACAACGAAAAAAGTGGTCGTCCAGCCCGCTCAGTGA
- a CDS encoding FG-GAP-like repeat-containing protein, producing the protein MTSSQSPANQQSQANKQPTSSVWGIALVALGVLAGAGYWFSRGPADVADDDTLTEVDEDANQLASQNLDLNRVALASMENLETDQAETAWSSLSKTRPEDLSIALNRALNRALTIDELTAVATDASAKQDEKQAARQRLAALLSETRGLIQKYVELGGDSNLATWMNARVDLNEAKLLPRSVMQSIRKEVFARLIESIQNTTESDGSKNNSILLAGTLTQVIDVLEDPIRGIPATILDPAANALTQLSDQQPNNLYLAVRAARLGIANQSKSAVDAIRRTQTLAASIEPTLRQQTAPIGKTPGELVDGIVASVEAGEFEAADNQMMLWFNLLNSTELIKTDRRRASPHPLDLIQFESLRRLSAQVSEQSRIPSASGALSFAVESLSVEAAADSADGKLPVPAEMIPIDANLDFRMDLVSMHPGEDSAQLLLWMQGDEGWQNHGTLNVDGRWTGMMVADLFMVDSSSSGRLRQNTTSRSHNTIRSLILYGDSGAQLVVVDGRDFGTPDATAENALKTDTADGLETLQNVHAMISGDFEGDGDLDLMAATQRGWELLVNRGNRTFFPLPTNDQQASEWDPKDPPVAFAIADLDRDLDLDVVTVHPQSGRVGWIENLLHLQFRFSYFDDIPVLPGVDSLAIEDIDGNVSWDIVLGSPEIGQLVLSHTGDIGVWRVDAVTPFSWPTTEDATQPTAPQPGSLIVADLDNDSFFECLRGGIASSALELSATSISEDSPSAFGPQQELQWKNATDHPAVHIRSAVDFDGDLRLDLAGWSEASEPQASTISIASNSTELDGKAVSVRFKGIDDNNANSGRVNHYAVGSVLELRFGPHYRSRIVTEPTTHFGLDGLVGPGNLRVIFPNGLTQSVPKIEPGVMIEEEQTLKGSCPYLYAFNGERFEFVTDCLWAAPLGLQTSPGVVVPDRPWEHLLVEGKFLAPNDGAYELRITEELWEVAYFDQLGLAAIDHPEDIVVFTNEKVGPPSIAEPTIHAFDRSELRPILKATDTAGTDVTSLLRETDGEHVQGFEHRFRQGLCPPHWIDLDLSDRVSNETSGDAKIHLVLNGWILPTDTSLNIQIDQNPELASPEPPSLWVPDDASESGWKMASPFIGFPGGKNKTIVVDVTDFMNRDDPRVRIRTTNQIYWDSAAVSVRTVAEIERLRDLVDVRPLQLQSAEVAWHGFSRRIHPGSKQPETYDYQTAQDAPRWPPLDGPLTQYGPVEDLIADWDDSMVVISGGDEIRLRFAVPKEPLAASKQRDFVLHGVGWDKDADLNTLAGQSTLPLPFQSMSKYPPTTSQISEAANSRQTNANHLSREQPFRQFWSRGEMTPERRSQAQAH; encoded by the coding sequence GTGACTTCATCTCAATCCCCCGCCAACCAGCAATCTCAGGCCAACAAACAGCCCACTTCCAGCGTCTGGGGGATCGCCCTCGTCGCTCTTGGTGTGCTCGCTGGGGCAGGGTATTGGTTCAGTCGCGGGCCAGCCGATGTTGCCGACGATGACACCCTCACGGAGGTCGACGAAGATGCCAATCAGCTCGCGTCGCAGAACCTTGATCTGAACCGAGTTGCGCTGGCCTCGATGGAGAACTTGGAAACCGACCAAGCCGAAACGGCATGGTCCTCGCTCTCCAAGACTCGTCCCGAGGATCTCTCGATCGCCCTGAACCGGGCCCTGAACCGAGCCCTGACGATCGACGAATTGACGGCCGTCGCCACTGACGCCTCCGCCAAACAAGACGAAAAGCAGGCTGCCCGTCAGCGTCTGGCAGCGTTGCTATCCGAAACTCGCGGTCTGATCCAAAAGTATGTTGAACTCGGTGGCGATTCCAATCTTGCCACATGGATGAACGCCCGCGTCGATCTGAACGAAGCCAAACTGCTGCCACGCTCGGTGATGCAGTCCATCCGCAAGGAAGTTTTTGCGAGACTGATCGAATCGATCCAAAACACAACTGAAAGCGACGGCAGCAAGAACAATTCCATTTTATTGGCGGGCACGCTGACCCAAGTCATCGATGTGTTGGAAGATCCCATCCGTGGGATTCCGGCCACGATCCTGGATCCCGCCGCGAACGCGTTGACACAGCTTTCCGATCAACAACCCAACAACCTTTATCTGGCAGTCCGAGCCGCCCGCCTTGGAATCGCGAATCAATCCAAATCAGCCGTCGATGCGATCCGGCGGACACAAACACTGGCCGCGTCGATCGAACCCACCCTTCGCCAACAAACCGCCCCGATCGGAAAGACACCTGGTGAATTGGTCGATGGAATTGTGGCCTCGGTGGAAGCCGGTGAATTTGAAGCTGCCGACAACCAAATGATGCTCTGGTTCAATCTGCTGAACTCAACCGAGCTGATTAAAACCGATCGTCGTCGAGCGTCACCACACCCCTTGGATCTGATTCAGTTTGAATCCCTGCGTCGTCTGTCTGCGCAAGTTTCCGAGCAATCTCGCATCCCATCGGCCTCAGGAGCGTTGTCTTTTGCAGTGGAATCACTGAGCGTGGAGGCCGCGGCGGATTCCGCCGATGGAAAACTCCCTGTGCCGGCCGAGATGATTCCCATCGACGCCAACCTCGATTTCCGAATGGACTTGGTCTCGATGCACCCCGGCGAGGACTCCGCGCAGTTGCTTCTTTGGATGCAAGGTGACGAGGGCTGGCAGAACCACGGAACCTTGAACGTGGACGGCCGGTGGACCGGCATGATGGTCGCGGATCTGTTCATGGTTGACTCCAGTTCATCTGGGCGGCTTCGGCAAAACACAACCTCACGCAGCCACAATACAATTCGAAGTCTGATCCTCTATGGCGACTCGGGCGCTCAATTGGTCGTTGTCGACGGAAGAGACTTCGGCACCCCCGACGCGACGGCTGAAAACGCTCTGAAAACGGACACCGCCGACGGGCTGGAGACACTCCAGAACGTCCACGCAATGATCAGTGGCGACTTCGAAGGCGACGGTGACCTCGACCTCATGGCCGCAACTCAGCGGGGCTGGGAATTGCTGGTCAACCGTGGCAACCGAACGTTCTTCCCGTTGCCGACGAATGACCAACAAGCAAGCGAGTGGGACCCAAAGGATCCCCCCGTCGCTTTCGCGATCGCGGACTTGGATCGCGATTTGGACCTGGACGTCGTGACCGTTCATCCTCAATCCGGTCGCGTCGGCTGGATCGAAAACTTGCTTCACCTGCAGTTTCGCTTCTCGTACTTCGACGACATCCCGGTTCTGCCAGGAGTCGATTCGCTGGCCATCGAAGACATCGACGGCAATGTGTCCTGGGACATCGTGCTGGGGTCGCCTGAAATAGGCCAACTCGTGTTGTCGCACACCGGCGACATCGGTGTCTGGCGAGTGGATGCGGTCACACCTTTCTCCTGGCCGACAACGGAAGACGCAACACAGCCAACGGCACCCCAACCAGGCTCACTCATCGTTGCGGACTTGGACAACGACAGTTTCTTCGAATGCCTTCGTGGCGGAATCGCCTCCTCCGCGCTGGAACTTTCAGCCACCTCGATTTCCGAAGATTCGCCTTCCGCTTTCGGCCCGCAACAAGAACTGCAATGGAAAAACGCGACCGACCATCCAGCGGTTCACATTCGCTCGGCCGTCGACTTCGATGGTGACTTGCGTCTTGATTTAGCGGGTTGGTCGGAAGCGAGTGAACCCCAAGCATCCACCATTTCCATCGCCTCCAACTCAACGGAACTGGACGGCAAAGCCGTCTCCGTTCGCTTCAAAGGCATTGATGACAACAATGCGAACAGCGGACGAGTCAACCACTATGCCGTGGGCTCGGTTTTGGAACTTCGTTTTGGCCCGCACTATCGCTCTCGCATTGTTACGGAACCCACCACCCATTTTGGGCTTGATGGTCTGGTCGGCCCAGGGAACCTGCGAGTCATCTTCCCCAACGGCCTGACGCAATCGGTTCCCAAGATTGAACCTGGCGTCATGATCGAAGAAGAACAAACGCTCAAAGGATCTTGCCCTTACCTGTATGCCTTCAACGGCGAGCGATTTGAATTTGTCACCGACTGTTTGTGGGCCGCGCCGCTGGGACTGCAAACGTCCCCCGGTGTGGTCGTGCCTGACCGACCTTGGGAACACTTGCTGGTCGAAGGAAAGTTCTTGGCCCCCAACGACGGAGCCTACGAACTTCGAATCACGGAAGAGCTTTGGGAAGTCGCCTACTTCGACCAATTGGGATTGGCCGCGATTGACCACCCCGAAGACATCGTGGTGTTCACCAATGAGAAGGTGGGCCCACCCTCGATCGCCGAACCAACGATCCACGCCTTCGATCGATCGGAACTTCGCCCGATTTTGAAAGCCACCGATACCGCGGGAACCGATGTCACGTCACTCCTCCGCGAAACGGATGGCGAGCACGTGCAAGGGTTCGAACACCGCTTTCGACAAGGCCTCTGCCCGCCCCACTGGATCGACCTGGACCTCAGTGATCGTGTCTCCAATGAGACCTCCGGGGATGCAAAAATCCATTTGGTTCTCAACGGTTGGATCCTTCCGACAGACACCTCGCTGAACATCCAAATTGACCAGAACCCTGAACTTGCATCGCCCGAACCTCCTTCGCTGTGGGTCCCTGATGACGCCTCTGAATCCGGCTGGAAAATGGCCTCGCCTTTCATTGGGTTCCCTGGCGGCAAGAACAAAACCATCGTGGTCGATGTCACCGATTTCATGAACCGAGACGACCCTCGCGTGCGAATCCGAACCACCAACCAGATCTATTGGGACTCGGCCGCGGTGTCCGTTCGCACAGTGGCCGAGATCGAGCGACTCCGTGACCTGGTGGACGTGCGACCGCTGCAACTGCAGTCTGCAGAAGTGGCTTGGCACGGTTTTTCTCGACGCATCCACCCCGGTTCCAAACAACCCGAGACCTACGACTACCAAACGGCGCAGGATGCTCCGCGATGGCCGCCTCTGGACGGTCCACTGACCCAGTACGGCCCCGTCGAGGACTTGATCGCCGACTGGGATGATTCCATGGTTGTCATCAGCGGCGGCGATGAGATCCGGTTGCGTTTCGCGGTTCCCAAGGAACCACTGGCCGCTTCCAAGCAACGCGACTTCGTCTTGCACGGGGTGGGTTGGGACAAGGACGCCGACCTGAACACGTTGGCTGGTCAATCAACGCTGCCGTTGCCATTTCAATCCATGAGCAAGTACCCGCCCACCACTTCGCAGATCAGCGAGGCGGCCAATTCACGTCAAACCAACGCCAACCACCTTTCGCGGGAACAACCGTTCCGGCAATTCTGGTCGCGTGGCGAGATGACACCGGAGCGTCGAAGCCAAGCACAGGCTCACTGA